The segment TTCCCAGTAGTAagattatatataatatcattatgccttaaaaatactaaatcacAGCATGAGATCCatgatggaaacacaaaggaggaAAAATGAAGCAGGTACTAGGGGTCATGCCTGTGCCTTTTATCACTTGGccattcagtaaatatctgttgaatggatgaatggagatgGAGACTGAGCTTCAAGCAGAATACTAAGCACGCAGGTTGAAAAAGAGCTCGGAAAACTCatcagaaatatttcttttcaatcaTCATTCTAATCCACATAAggacaaaaatttcaaaatagctTCCATGggcataataaaagtaataaaagatcACAATCCCCGTAGTCAAATGGAATAAACCACGCAAGCAAGCACTGCCCATATTTAAATAAAGCCCAAAGACACCGCAGTACTTCCTCCCACTCCAGTTCTGGTTCTTCTAGTGCCTCAAGTTTGACAGTCAATGAATCCTGACCAGATGGCTCTTTCTACAgagattttacacacacacacgaccttGAGTATAACGACGAGAAGTTTATATTGTCTCTTATTTGAGTTTTATTCTCTCTTCATTCAGTATGGcaagaagaaaatcaaatacaTTGACCACAAGAATCAGCACCTGTATTTCTACATGTGTGAGTCACCTGGGAGCCACATCCCTTATCATCCCATTTCCCTGAAGCAAGCAGCTGTCAAGCCGAAAGCCATGACTGAAATCCTCCCACAGAGAGACCAGCTCATGTCTTGTGACCGAGAAAAAGCAGCATGTTTTATTTCATACTTACTAGggtgaaaatctgaaaaggaaaacaggaaagcaAATAGGCATTCTTAACGGGCATCTCATCACTCTGGGTGCTGGGCAGGGAAGGAGATGCTGCAGGAAGGATGGGAGGCAGGATGCCCATCAAGGGGTCTGGCATCTGGGACTCTCATCCTGGAAAGATTAAATAGCTCTCAAGAAGAAAAGGATGGTGGTATTCGGGTAGGGAGGAGAGATAGAAAAACAATGCTCAAGCACTGACAATAGGATGCCAGAAAAAGTAGAGTCTCATGAATAAAGGTCACCTACAGAGTTTCTGTGTGGAAGAAAGCTAGCTGTTCCCACAGCTTACATACAGTTGTAGAAGTGGATATATATATGATACAGGTAAAACAGGTCTGAATGGGGGTCTAGGCTTAAGAGAGAATAGGGTAGCTGAATAATGCTAATACCAATAAAAAAACATCAGAAGCAAACATGTTTTGCTCTTAACCAAGTCAAACTCATGATAGCTCACAAAGAAAGGTTCAGTGGGATCCCAAAATATGCTTacacatttggaaaataaaacctTTGGAAGGGTTCCAAACATTTTctatagatcagtggttctcacctAGGAGCAATGTTGCTCCCAATGGGACATGTGGCAAAGTCTAGATacatttttggttatcacaaCCAAGGGGCAGGGATGGCACTGGCATCCCAGGggcagaagccagggatgctaTGAAATAGCTTACAATTCTCAGGACATTTATCCTGCCCTAAAATGCCAACAGTGTTAAGACCGAGAAACCCCGTTGCAGATGATCTGATTTGCCCAAATGTTGGCCACCAGTGGTCACCTGTAACACACCTGACCAGGATGGCCTGTGGGCCCATTTTCTGAGATATGGGGATCAATTACCACTGCTGCCCTTCCACTGCTAGAATTCTGCAGACCTATCCTAAGGCAGCCCTTCTCTTGCATGACCAAAATGAGGAATGAGGACATCGGCGTCCCATTCTGAAAGGTAACTGATCCCCAGCCCAGATAAATGTATGTTCACATAAGAAAAAGCTGTTGGAGTTTCTTTTCTGAACTCTCCTCCCCTGTCTGTAGTGCTACAATACATCCTTAGCttatgaggaatgaatgaatggtgtagACTCACTGCAGAATCCAGCTTACAAACCACATTATCCTCAGGAGCTGTTTCATGGTGTCCTTTCCCTTCAAATGCCGTCAACTTAGTATCTCAGATACAAGTGAGTCGTGCTCAAACTGTCAAAGAGAAACTGGGTTGGATGTTTGGTAAAGGTGGCAAGACAGATTGGATTCAGGCTTCTGTAGTAGGGGAAAGGGACTTCAGTATAAACTGACCTTAACTCTGCTGCAACAAAAGTGCGAGACTTCTTAAACACTGGGACATGCCAAAGGAAATTACTGAAAGAGGTTAAAGTGAGAGGAAGCTGGTCATAGGCCATGTGTGTCTGCTAACTGGTGCTTGTCAAAGTCAGGCTCCAACCCTCCCATAGACTGGGGTACAGGGCCCAATTCTCAATGATTACGCTTCAAAGGGCTgactcccaggtccttgagagaGACGTCTCTGGGTTAGGGAAGATCCATCTCgaagggacagagaaaggacTTTATAATTGTAAGTTTTCTAATAAATGATCTAAGAAAACAGAGATGAGAGGCCTATAGTCAGGTTTTGGCTTGAACAAACAGTAAGTTCTTTGGATAGTCTTGAGCTTTCTCAGGCAGGAACTTTAAGGGGGCTGGGGTCACCCCAGGGGCATGGCCTTGAGCTATTCTTAGAAACTCTGCTAGCATTTGTGCAAGTCCCTTAGTATGCAGGGTGGACAAAATCATTTTGCTGACAGTTTGTGGAGTTTGAATGTTTATGGGCCCACTTTGAAGCCTAGTCAAGAAAAGGGATCAGAGGAtctgactaaagtttggtcaaggagagagctGTCAAAACCCAAAGGGTCTCCATAAGACTCTTACATGCTCCAGGCAGCCTCACTGGTCCTGGGGGTAAAGCAGGTAAATAACTGTGTACTCAGGAACTGAGTACACCTGCTCTATTCCTGCCACCTTGACATATTGTGATAGGGCCCAGTACTAAGGATCGTGAAGGACTGAAGGATTCCATGGACCTTGAGAAAACTTGAAAGCTCACAGCAGAAGCCCTTCCAGGATGCCTTCATCAAGAATGACTCAAATCTTCAAAGCTTCCCTAGTCTCCTTAAGGGAGCTGGGACCAAAGTCCTCGTTCAGCCTCAGAGACTCTAAAACCCAGTGGAGTCCAGGATGTGGTTGTGGATCTCCACCTTGCATCCCTTCTCAAGGGTTAACATTCCAGGGGTGGCATGTTAAGGAGATCGACTCCTGCTGGCTTCCACGGGAATCACGTTCTGTTCATTTGttcaccatcttttaaaaaaattttcttcagttGGGCTCTCCCTCCTCATGCCTGTGTATTTCAATGGGCAACCCATGCAAGTGATGTACCTCCAAAGGTATTGGGAGGTGAGTAACTTGACTCCTTCTCTAAAACTAGATCAGGCTGGTAGAAAAGGGGAAATGAAAATGCTTGGTCCCTTCCAGATGTAGCTTCCTTGAGTAATAGGATATAAGATTTAGCCAGTCTTATTTCCAGGAGCCTAACTTTCAAGCACTTCTTTCTGCAGGACCTTGCCTGGGCCAGCAGCTTTTACAGCCGCTATTTCATCACGTTTGGCCCTTTCTATGGAATCTTCGGAACCATGGTGTTCATATATTTAGTCAAGTAAGAAAGCAAGAATATTCTCTCATTCTCATTACCTAGATGGCCCTTTACCTTCCTTATCTGAGCTATTTATGATTAGCAATGATTAGCAGATTATGACACCATGCCCCGTTCTCGTAACTGAGACGTTTCCAAGAAAATGTGGGAAAAAATAGCTGAAATAGGTGAATAAGAAGAGTTCCTTGGAAAATGAATTTGCCCAAACTTGCCTTTTGTTCTATTTGCTTAATTCTCCATTGCGGCACACTCATCCCTCAGTAAATGTGGGGGATTTGTTTCCGGATCCACCACAGTTACCAAAATCCAGAGATATTCAAGTCCCAGAGTCAGCTCTCCGTATCTGTGGTTCCGCAGCTGTGGATTCAAGCAACTGCACATCATGCAGTATTGTACGTATTTACTGAGAAATATCCACATTTAAGTGGACATGCATGTTGCTCAAAGGTCAACTGTGTTCCATCCGATCCCCAAGTCCTTAAAAACTGTAATCCAACTAGACATCATAACTCTTGCCAAAGATAAGGGAAGGACaggatttttttcagttattttttgacTAGAGATTTTCCCAAAGCCCAGATGACTTCAGACTGAAAAACCCTCTTCAAATCCCAAATTTATTCCTCCCTCATTCTTTCACATTATTCTTCTAAATCCtacataacaataaaaataatggtaGCTATTTGCTAAAGGATTTACATGCATCATCTTATTTGATGTGATTATACTTAGAAACCCTGTAATGTAGATAGtatcagcttcatttttctttcttttttatactttcaaATCTTTTACTTTCATGACGACCAATGATGTATTCATAATTATACATATTTCAGAAAACCAAGGTTGTGTGTAACAAGAAACGTTgggcgtttgtttgtttgtttccaaggGCTAAGTGGGGACTCCGGAGTCAGACTTGTTCCATGCTCTACCACATGTTAGCTGTATGACCCTAGTTAATTTCTCTACACTTTGGCTTTCACATTTGTAAAGTGGGGCTAGTGACAGTACCTACAATATACGACTGTCATGAGCATTAATGGGACAGTAAAATAGATCATAAAGGAAGCCTCAACAAATGTTAACTGttacattattatcattatcattatagtattattattgttattactattagtCACTAAGTATAATGTTTCTATGTTTCTTTTGCATGGGAGCAATAAAGCATGCTTATAATTAACGAATAAGATTATTGTTATCTGTCATGGTTTATCTGTTGATCTGGTTCTTGGAGAAGTTAGCCATGCTCTTCTGTTTCCTCAGGTATAGTGTGGTAGAAATTCTACTGCTCCttattttgtctttaattgtctttcttctttgtgcttcACCTATCAGTTGCTTTGACATTGGTGAATATGAAGTCAAGGCTCATGCATTTCAATATGTCTGTTTTTGACTTTACAGCTTCATTTTTCTGATAAGagagctgaagctcagagaaattaaatcacTTGCTGAAGGTTATAGAGCAAATAAGGGCCAGTGGCAGTGCCAAATCAGAACTTGAACCCAGCTCTATCTGATGACAAAGTCCAAGCTGTTAATCACTTTGCATACACCCTTAAAGTCACCTAGGTATCTTTTGAGCCTTGCACCAATGCCAGAGCAAGCTTTGGGGGCACATTAGGCTGCAAGGCAGGTCATATGACTAGATGTTTAGTGTGTCATCTCTAGATATAAAAGGCCTCCAAAGACTGTCAAACAGagcgaagtcagaaagagaaaaacaaatatcgtatattaacacatacgtggaatctagaaaaatggtacagatgatcttatttgcaaagcagaagtagagacacagacgtagagaacaaacgtatggataccaagggggaagtgggggtgggaggaattgggagactgggattgacacatatacactattgatactgggtttaaaatagataactaatgagaatctactgtatagcacagggaactctattcgatgctctgtggtgacctaaatgggaaggaaatccaaaaaagaggggatgtatgtatacatacagctgattcactttgctatacagtagaaattaacacattataaagcaactatactccaataaaaattaattttaaaataaaagaagaaaacaaataaccacCATATGATTGGAACCTTTGAGCTCCTGCCACTTCCTTTAATGCTCAGCCAGATCTGCCAGTGGTTGGAACTGAAACTCCCCAAGGAGTGACCACTTCCTCCTTCTATTCTCTGAAAGGTTTCTTGAAAGTCCCTGGATTGCATATGTCACCCAGATGAGCCACATACCAATGAAAATGAGCAGAGAGGAGAACAAGGACTGGCTTAGCACTCAGGTAATCATGGAGTTCCTGGGAAAGGATCCATCAAAGCACCCCGATTTACAGTCTGCTTatgtcaaataataataattcatactTATGGAATACTTGCCAGGGACCAAGCACTGTCAACTGCTTTGCATGTAACTACATGAGATATGTGCTATgttcccactttatagatgataAAATTGAGGCATGAAGACGTTCAGTAACTTGCATAAGACCACACAGCTGATAAGTGGTAGAAGCAGGTTTTAAACTTAGGCAGTTCGATTTCAGAGCTTTTGCTCCAAACCAAGGGTTAGCAAAGCATAGTCCAAGGGCGAAATCCAGCCCactctctgtttttataaataaagttttattggaacacagccatgctcacacATTTCCATATTATCTGTGACagctttcatgctacaacagcAGAACTGAGTAGCCGTGATggagaattaaaatatttactgtctggcacTTTATAGAaaaggtttgctgacccctgcccaACATGAAACAGGCTTTCAATGAATCTGAGACCTTCTAGAATTAGAGAATGAAGTTTATGACCTGGAAGGACCCTGGAATCCACCTCATTTCATTGTATAGAtaaagaggcccagagaggaaacATGGCAGGCTCTGCAACCATGCTGCTAACGATTAACAGAATTGTGACCCATGCAGAACACACCTGCCTCCTAAGCCTTCCACTGGCTGTGCCCTGATTAACTGGAGAATCCAGTCATTCCACTGCTTCCTTCTCCAAGCTCATTCCCAGAGTCAGTGGACCTTCTGTagagtagtggttctcaaacttcttgGTCACAGAACCACTTTACACTCTAAAAAGTTATTGAGAacctcaaagagcttttgtttacagAGGTTATATCCACTGATATTTACTGTATTTGAAATTAATACTGAGAgttgtaaaatattaattaattttaaaataataagaataaagcCAATGCATATTAACATCAGAGTGATGATGTCATCCCACGTTTAGTAGCCTCTGGAAAAACCCATTCTAGAAGcatgagagaatgagaatgaaaaaggcaaatactgtctTAGAAGTATTATGGGAATCGTTTTGACCTTGCAGATTCCCTGAAAGTGTCCTCGGGAAACGCAAGGTGCTCTAAATTACATTTTGAATAACCACGTAGAGCAGCCGcaaaaataacattcaaaatgGCAACAACTCCAACAAGAACTAAACCTTAGAAAGGCATTGAATAAAATGACATTCATAAAGGTTCTTAATCTAGGTAGTCTGGAGGAGCCTATGAACTTTTCCTCaggataatgtttttaaatataaaataaaataccttagaTTACAAAGGAAATATTTGTATAGAAATGCATTTCTACGCACAGAACCCTTGACTAAAGCCCTTGCATGCCTTGCTCCTCATTTAGAAGTTCTTTCAGTCTCCCCAATGGAAATGGTATTCAAATCCCTGCAATTTTTACCGAAGTCCGACAATCCTACTTCCATCTGCCAAAGTCCTTATTCGTGACACCCTAGTCTTCTGTATTTGAGGGCTGAGAGTGACTTAACTCCCTCAAATCCTACATACTTCTTCATATCTATTGCCTCATATATACTTAGCAAAATGTATTATTGCCTTTTTAaattgtaagctccttgagacCTGGGACTGTGTATCTTTTTTATCCCTCATGGTTTCTTACACAAAAGAGGTACTCAATAAGCACTTGTGGAATGACTGGCTGAATAAAAGTACAACTAAACATTTTCTTTGTTTGACATTTGGGCTCATTTATATCTAATGTAAGCTTTTTCTTTGCAGGTCTTGGCCACCTGTAATGTTGAACAGTCCTTTTTCAATGACTGACTGGGTCACTGGGCACTTGAACTTTCAAATCGAGCACCAGTGAGTGAGAGAAACAGTTCATGATAAAAGGCAAGGGCTGTCACTTATAACTGCCCCCATATAGTCCAGAGCAGAGCCCTAGGCTTGggatctaaaagagaaaaaaatgaaccagAATTCTCTAAAGGCTGCTATTTTTCTATTGACGTCAATggtaaggaagggaagaaagaaatgaaggaggtgAAACAATTGTGAGTAAGTGGAGTGAAATCTTGGAAAAGTACCAGGGACTCAGTTTCCAGATTCCTATGGGCTTAGGAACTGGtgattgttttctttgcatttggtTTGTTGGCAAAAGCCAAGAAAAATCATGGCAATTGGGTAACCAACATCTGTTGAAACTTAActacaatttaatttaaatatttacttacctGTATCTTTACAGCCAATGTTacaaaataatgaataatgaagTGGAGTCCCTGCTGCAATTTCTAGATGGGATCTGGAAATACTTTACCAATGGGTCGGTTAGGGAGATATgcctgaaagaaagagaaaatgataatattttgagaGTCAATTTCTCCAGAATATTCAGGGGAGAGACTTTCCACATTCTCTTTGTCTAAGCCATGTCTATGATAGTCAAAGAAGGAAAGAGCCCTTATATTTGTTCAAGgggttttctcattctttttctcatGTTAGTCCTTGAAAAGTTCAGCCAAACAAAAGAAGGATTATTATTTATAGTTTATCAAAGAAGAGGTTAAAACCCAAGACAGTCATCTGGCTGATTAGTGAAAACCTTGGATAAAAACCCATCTCTCCTCACTTCTTATTCCTTTCCTGGGACTTCTAGCTATATACCATGATTAGAACTTATTGAGTATTCATCTATTCATGGTGCAGAAgttagagagacagagacaaagataaAGATGGAGATTAGTAGGGGTGGGGTAGAGGGTTCGACATCTCCAGCTCTTTGGGTCGTTCAAAATGGTAGAAAACCCTATGCTTACATTTGATCTGGTCAAAACTAAACCTACTGATGGAGCTAATATGTATTCTCTTAGTCCTGCCTAAACATTTGCCACCCACAGGGCTTGCAGAGGGCTAAGAGATGAGTGTTCCAACAAGTTCCTTAACTTCCCAGAACAAAAGTATTGTGCAAGTTCAAGGTTGGGTCTGCGTGGctgacataa is part of the Kogia breviceps isolate mKogBre1 chromosome 7, mKogBre1 haplotype 1, whole genome shotgun sequence genome and harbors:
- the LOC131759690 gene encoding LOW QUALITY PROTEIN: fatty acid desaturase 2-like protein FADS2B (The sequence of the model RefSeq protein was modified relative to this genomic sequence to represent the inferred CDS: deleted 1 base in 1 codon), which gives rise to MQVMYLQRYWEDLAWASSFYSRYFITFGPFYGIFGTMVFIYLVKFLESPWIAYVTQMSHIPMKMSREENKDWLSTQVLATCNVEQSFFNTDWVTGHLNFQIEHHLFPTRPRRNYHKVAPLVRSLCAKHGLQYVNKPMLKAFGDIVGALKKSAALWMDAYYTHPET